A portion of the Gossypium arboreum isolate Shixiya-1 chromosome 8, ASM2569848v2, whole genome shotgun sequence genome contains these proteins:
- the LOC108489355 gene encoding protein TRANSPORT INHIBITOR RESPONSE 1-like: MHKKMAFSFPDEVLEHVFSFIQSDKDRNAVSMVCKSWYEIERWCRRKVFVGNCYAVSPRMVIRRFPEFRSIELKGKPHFADFNLVPDGWGGYVFPWIAEMAGAYPWLEEIRLKRMVVTDESLELIAKSFKNFKVLVLSSCEGFSTDGLAAIAASCKNLKELDLRDCEVDDLSAHWLSHFPETYTSLVSLNISCLGSDEASFSALERLVRRCTNLKTLRLNRAVPLDKIANILRHAPQLVEFGTGTYTADVRPDVYSDLAGVFSSCKELKSLSGFWDVIPDYVPAIYPVCSKLTSLNLSYATIQSPDLIKLVSHCPNLQRLLVLDYIEDSGLEVLASSCKDLQELRVFPSDPFGAEPNVSLTEQGLVAVSLGCPKLQSVLYFCRRMSNEALVTIARSRPNFTRFRLCIIEPKTADYLTLEPLDVGFGAIVQYCKDLRRLSLSGLLTDRVFEYIGTYAKKLEMLSVAFAGDSDLGLHHVLSGCESLRKLEIRDCPFGDKALLANAAKLETMRSLWMSSCAVSFAACKLLGQKMPRLNVEVIDERGPPDSRPENCPVDKLYIYRSIAGPRFDMPPFVWTMDEDSGLRLS; this comes from the exons ATGCATAAGAAAATGGCGTTTTCGTTCCCAGACGAGGTGCTAGAGCATGTGTTCTCGTtcatacaatcagataaagaccGGAACGCGGTGTCGATGGTGTGTAAATCGTGGTACGAGATCGAGCGTTGGTGTCGGAGGAAAGTGTTTGTGGGGAACTGTTACGCTGTGAGCCCAAGGATGGTGATCAGACGTTTCCCCGAGTTTAGATCCATTGAGTTGAAAGGGAAACCGCACTTTGCGGATTTCAATCTGGTGCCGGACGGATGGGGAGGTTACGTGTTTCCTTGGATCGCGGAGATGGCTGGAGCTTATCCTTGGCTCGAAGAGATTCGACTTAAAAGGATGGTCGTTACCGACGAAAGCTTGGAGCTTATTGCTAAGTCGTTTAAGAACTTCAAAGTATTGGTGCTTTCTTCTTGTGAAGGGTTTTCAACTGATGGTCTCGCTGCCATTGCTGCTAGCTGCAA GAATCTGAAAGAGCTGGACTTGCGAGACTGTGAAGTGGATGATTTGAGTGCGCATTGGCTCAGTCATTTTCCCGAAACATACACATCACTGGTGTCCCTTAACATTTCTTGCTTAGGGTCTGATGAAGCTAGTTTTTCAGCGTTGGAACGTCTGGTGCGTAGATGTACTAACCTCAAGACTCTTCGGCTCAACCGTGCGGTGCCCCTGGATAAGATTGCCAACATTTTACGTCATGCACCGCAGCTGGTTGAATTCGGTACTGGTACCTACACGGCTGATGTACGGCCAGATGTCTACTCAGATTTGGCCGGGGTGTTTTCTAGTTGCAAGGAACTAAAGAGCTTGTCTGGATTTTGGGATGTGATCCCGGATTACGTTCCTGCCATTTACCCTGTCTGCTCTAAATTAACATCACTGAACCTGAGCTATGCTACTATACAAAGTCCTGATCTTATCAAGCTTGTAAGCCACTGTCCGAATTTGCAGCGCCTATTG GTACTTGATTACATTGAAGATAGTGGGCTTGAGGTGCTTGCATCTAGTTGCAAGGACTTGCAAGAATTACGCGTGTTTCCATCTGATCCATTTGGTGCAGAGCCAAATGTGTCCTTGACAGAACAGGGCCTTGTTGCCGTATCTTTGGGTTGTCCCAAGCTACAATCAGTATTGTACTTCTGCCGCCGAATGTCTAATGAGGCATTAGTTACCATTGCTCGTAGCCGTCCAAACTTCACAAGGTTTCGCCTTTGTATAATTGAGCCTAAAACAGCTGATTACCTGACTCTCGAGCCACTTGATGTTGGTTTTGGAGCCATTGTTCAGTACTGCAAGGATCTCAGGCGTCTTTCCCTCTCTGGTCTTCTTACAGATCGTGTATTCGAATATATTGGGACATACGCGAAGAAACTTGAGATGCTGTCTGTGGCTTTTGCAGGAGATAGTGATTTGGGACTACATCATGTGCTTTCCGGGTGTGAAAGCCTTCGGAAACTGGAGATCAGAGATTGCCCCTTTGGTGACAAGGCTCTTTTGGCCAATGCTGCAAAGCTGGAGACAATGCGATCCCTTTGGATGTCTTCTTGCGCTGTGAGCTTCGCAGCATGTAAGCTGCTAGGTCAGAAGATGCCAAGGTTGAATGTTGAAGTTATAGATGAGAGGGGACCTCCTGATTCAAGACCAGAGAACTGCCCAGTTGATAAGCTCTACATATATAGGTCCATTGCAGGGCCAAGGTTCGACATGcctccttttgtttggacaatgGATGAAGATTCTGGATTGAGGCTTTCATGA